A genomic stretch from Gavia stellata isolate bGavSte3 chromosome 24, bGavSte3.hap2, whole genome shotgun sequence includes:
- the GPR107 gene encoding protein GPR107, giving the protein MAARGAGAALTRAAVVLGLVLFWAGPAGARVHHLTLKDDVRQKVHLNTFGFFKDGFMKVNVSNLSLKPPVGSDDKSGLSVGFSLDRTRNDGFSTYLDEEVDYCILKKEPEQDVSVVILLLDFKTEVVKVRFSAEAASLLPKISFMSEENVTALSTKPLKTSEQSSDSGKNPAKTNQNTDSKDKKSKRSTTSSQSVVEQEHPVHNDRGTFSFQFFFNISSDNQEGLYSLYFHKCVGKDGPTNDQQLFSLDIEITEKNPESYLSAGEIPLPKLYISMAIFFFLSGTVWIHILRKRRNDVFKIHWLMAALPFTKSLSLVFHAIDYHYISSQGFPIEGWAVVYYITHLLKGALLFITIALIGTGWAFIKHILSDKDKKIFMIVIPLQVLANVAYIIIESTEEGTTEYGLWKEILFLVDLLCCGAILFPVVWSIRHLQEASATDGKAAINLAKLKLFRHYYVMIVCYIYFTRIIAILIKIAVPFQWKWLYQLLDEMATLVFFVLTGYKFRPASDNPYLQLSQDDEDDLEMEAVVTTSGVMEGMKKVKKVVNGSAEPRSEWDSTA; this is encoded by the exons ATGGCGGCCCGCGGCGCTGGGGCTGCGCTGACGCGGGCCGCGGTCgtgctggggctggtgctgtTCTgggcgggcccggccggcgCCCGCGTCCATCACCTCACCCTCAAA GATGATGTCAGGCAGAAAGTGCACCTGAATACCTTTGGCTTCTTCAAGGATGGTTTCATGAAAGTCAATGTCAGCAACCTTTCATTGAAGCCGCCTGTGGGCTCTGATGACAAGAGTGGTTTATCA GTGGGGTTCAGTTTGGATCGAACAAGGAATGATGGGTTCTCCACTTACCTG GATGAAGAAGTGGATTACTGTATCTTGAAAAAGGAACCAGAGCAAGATGTCTCTGTTGTAATCTTACTTCTGGACTTCAAAACTGAAGT tGTGAAAGTACGGTTCTCTGCAGAAGCTGCTTCTTTGTTACCTAAAATTTCATTCATGTCTGAGGAAAATGTTACTGCCTTAAGTACCAAGCCGCTAAAAACTTCTGAACAGAGCAGCGATTCTGGTAAAAATCCTGCAAAGACCAACCAAAATACGGACAGCAAAG ATAAGAAGTCCAAACGAAGTACAACGTCCTCCCAG agCGTAGTAGAACAAGAACATCCTGTTCACAATGACAGAGGAACTTTCTCATTTCAG tttttttttaacatcagctCTGATAACCAAGAAGGTCTCTACAGCCTATATTTCCATAAATGTGTTGGCAAGGATGGGCCGACGAATGATCAGCAGCTATTTAGTCTTGAT ATAGAAATTACGGAAAAGAATCCTGAAAGCTACCTCTCAGCGGGTGAGATCCCACTGCCAAAACTTTACATTTCCATGGctatcttcttcttcctgtCTGGGACTGTATGGATCCACATACTTCGTAAACGCAG aaatgATGTCTTTAAGATTCACTGGCTAATGGCAGCCCTCCCTTTCACAAAATCTCTGTCCTTAGTCTTCCATGCA atCGACTATCACTACATTTCTTCTCAGGGATTTCCTATTGAAGGCTGGGCTGTTGTTTATTACATCACTCACCT acTGAAGGGTGCTCTTCTGTTCATCACTATCGCCCTTATTGGCACAGGCTGGGCTTTCATTAAACATATCCTGTCagataaagacaaaaaaattttcatGATTGTCATCCCACTTCAG GTACTGGCAAATGTGGCGTACATTATCATAGAGTCAACAGAAGAGGGGACAACTGAATACGGACTGTGGAAAGAAATCCTCTTCCTGGTAGACTTGCTATGTTGTGGAGCCATCCTATTTCCAGTGGTATG gtcaATAAGACATTTACAGGAGGCTTCAGCAACAGATGGGAAAG CTGCCATTAACCTAGCAAAGCTGAAGCTTTTCAGACATTACTACGTTATG ATTGTCTGTTACATTTACTTCACACGGATCATTGCAATTCTCATAAAGATTGCTGTTCCATTCCAGTGGAAATGGCTGTACCAG CTGTTGGATGAAATGGCCACACTTGTGTTCTTTGTCCTCACTGGGTACAAGTTCCGTCCAGCATCAGACAACCCTTATCTACAGCTTTCTCAAGATGATGAGGATGACTTGGAGATGGAAGCTGT GGTGACCACTTCTGGAGTAATGGAAGGCATGAAGAAGGTCAAGAAAGTGGTGAATGGTTCAGCAGAGCCACGGAGCGAGTGGGACAGCACGGCATGA